CCAGCTGAGCGACTTCATCGAGGACAAGAACCTTCCCAGCCCCGAGGACGCCGCCGCGGTCCAGTTGTTGAGGGAACAACTGGAGGGGATGCTCGAAGAGCTGACTGAAAGGGTAAAGGAAGTGCTCCGGCTGAGGTTCGGCCTGGAGGACGGCCACCCCTACACGCTCGAGGAGGTGGGCAAGCGCTTTGGCGTGACCCGTGAGAGGATAAGGCAGATCGAGGCCAAGGCCCTGCGGAAGCTCAGGCACCCCAGCAGGAGCAAAAAATTGAGAGATTTTCTTGATTGAGGACCCGACCCTGCCTCTCTGATCAGGGCTTTTCGTTATTCGAGCAATGATTCAAATCATTTGTTATAATATTCACGGATGATGTCCATAATGGAGGTCCTTGCTTTGCGGATAGACCGTTTCTTGAAACTGTCCCGCGTCGTCAAGAGAAGGAGTTACGCCCAAGAGATGATAACCCATGGCGCGGGGAGAGTGGGAGGCGCCCAGGTGCGCCCTTCCAAGGGGTTGAAACCGGGCGATGTCGTCGAGGTGGCTTTCCCGAGGAAAGTTCTGACCCTCAAGGTCACTTCCGTGGACGAATCCCATCTGAAGCGGGGCGGGGAGGCTTTCGAACTTATCGGACAGAGGCAAGTGACCGATGACCAGGAACCCTGGTGAAATAATTGTCAAGTCATCCCGTGATCCATTTTCGAGGAGGCAGGGACGATGAGGGTAGCGGAACCGACCGTTGAGCGCCTGGTGCTTTATTACAGGCTTCTTTTGCAACTCCACAACGAGGAACGCAGGGTGGTCTCCTCCCAGGAGATAGGTGAAATGCTGGGCCTCAAGGCGAGCCAGGTGAGAAAGGACCTGTCCTACTTCGGTGAGATCGGCAAGCGGGGCGTAGGCTACCACGTGGAACGCCTCTACAGGCATGTCAGCGATATCCTTTCGCCCGACAGGGTCTGGAAGATCGCCCTGGTGGGGGTGGGGAGGCTTGGAGAAGCCCTGCTCGGCCACAAGGCGCTGAGGAGCGAAAAGTTCAGGATCGAGGCCCTTTTCGACAACGATCCTTCCAAGATAGGCCAGGTGATCTGCAATGTCCCTTGCCATGATTTCGAGGAAATGACGGAGATCATCCGCGAGAAGGAGATCGAGGTCGTGATCCTCACCATACCTGCCGCCGCAGCCCAGGTCTCGGCCGACAAGGCCGTGGCCGCCGGCACCGTCAAGGGGATCCTCACCTTCGCCACGACCGCGATATCCGTTCCGGAGGATGTCTTGGTCTACAGGGTGGACATATCGGTCGAACTGGAGAAACTGCTCTTTTTCCTGAAGGGCCGGATGGCCTGAAGGTATGTTTGGGCGGAAGCCCGGGAGTGTTCCGATTGCTTTCAGGTCATGATAAAATGTTCAGTGCTAAAATGATCCTCAAAGAACGAGCATGGAGAGGGAGGCGTGGCTGTTGCAGGTACAGGGTGGACTTGTGAGCATGCTCCTGCCACTTGGAGTATTCATCGTAATCTTTTATTTCCTGATCATCAGGCCCCAGAAAAAGCGTCAGCGCAAGCACGAGGATATGTTGGCCTCGATACGCAACGGGGATATGATCGTCACCGCCGGGGGTTTCTACGGTACGGTGAGGGATGTAAAGGACGACAGCTTCATCGTCGAGATCGCCGACGGGGTCAAGGCGAGGGTCCTCAAGGGTTCCATCCAGATGAAAAAGCAGGATGAACACCCTGCCGGTTAGTCTCCGTCCGGGTGGGAGCGGTCTTCGTCATCAATAGAGGGCCGGTCGGTGGCTTCCTTCGGAGTGGATGCCGGGCGTCCGCTCCGTTTTTTATGAAAGGTCCGGTCGCAGAGGCGGGTCTTAAGGAGCCCCCTCGCAGGTAAACGAGGTTTTCAACAGGGGAGGAAGGCATATGCTCAAAAAGGATCGTTGGCGGCTTATCCTTGTCGTGGTGGTGGTTGTGGCCGCCCTGCTCTTCGTCTTTCCCGTAAGGGGGAGGATCCGCCTGGGGCTGGATCTCAAGGGAGGGGCCCATATTTTGCTTCAGGCCCGGGGCACCGCCGAGAACCCGCTGACCGATGACAGCGTCGAACGTCTTCTCGCGGTCCTGCGGAACAGGATAGACCAGTACGGGGTCACCGAACCGGTGATCCAGAGGGAGGGGAAGGACAGGGTCATCGTCGACCTCCCGGGGGTGGCCGATCCCGAGGCGGCCCTGGAGCTCATCGGTAAGACGGCGCTGCTCGAGTTCAGGCACGTCTATGAGTCCACGGGGACAGTTCCCCCGGGGCCCCAAAGGCCCAACTACGACTCCGAGGAGGAGTTCCTGGAGGCGCAGGCCAGGTGGGAAGCGGTCCGGGGGCAATTTGACCGTGCCGCCGACGAGATGCGCCTCAAGGCCGAAAAGGACCCGGACAAGGTTTTGGCCAGGAGCGAGGAACGCGAGGCTTACCTGCTTGGCCAAGCCTATGTGGGCGGCAAGGACCTGGAAGACGCCAGGACCAGTTTTGACAACCTGGGGCGCCCCGTGGTGACCCTGAAGTTCAGCTCCCAGGGGGCCAAACTTTTCGACGAGGCCACGGCGGCCAATGTGGGTCGCCCGATTGCCATCTGCCTCGACAACAAGGTCATCTCGGCGCCGGTGGTCCAGGAACGCATCAGCGGGGGCAACGCCCAGATCTCCGGGCGCTTCTCCACGGCGGAGGCGCAACGGCTGGCCATTATGCTCAGGGCAGGCGCCCTTCCGGTGGCGGTGGAGATCCTGGAGAACCGCTCGGTAGGGCCGACCCTGGGATCGGACTCGATAAACTCCGGGATAAGGGCCGGCCTGATAGGGGCCGTCCTCGTACTGATCTTCATGTTCCTTTATTACCGGACCCTCGGTCTTGCGGCCAACGCAGCCCTGGTGGTCTGCATGCTGCTGGTCTTCGCGGGCCTGATCGGTTTCAGGGCCACCCTTACACTGCCCGGCATCGCGGGCATCATTCTGACCCTGGGAATGGCCGTGGACGGCAACATACTGATCTACGAAAGGATGAAGGAAGAGATCGCCGGTGGCAAAACTCCGCAAGCCGCCGTTGAATCCGGGTTCCGCAAGGCCCTGACGACCATCCTTGACGCCAATATAACGACCCTTATCGCGGCGGCGGTGCTGTTTTACTTCGGAACCGGCCCGGTGAGGGGCTTTGCCGTCACCCTGTCGATAGGTATAGTCGCCGGTGTCTTCAGCGCTGTCGTCGTCACCAGGGCACTTCTGCATCTTTTCCAGTCGAGGGGACGCGGAAAGATGGAAGCGGCCCCGTCGGGAGCAAGGGGGAAAAGACGATGATATTCAAGATCAGGAAAAACATCGATTTCATGGGTTTCAGGAAGGTCACCCTTTCCCTTAGCCTTGCCATGGTGGTCGTCAGCCTGGGTTTGCTCGGCTTCAAGGGGTTGAACTTGGGCATTGACTTCACCGGGGGCAACCTGGCCCAGGTTGAATTCTCCCATCCCGTCGGGGTGGCCGAGGTGCGCGAGGTCCTCACCGATGCGGGCGAGGACCAGGCCGTCATCCAGGCTTACAGCGATATCGGGGTCCTCGTGAGGATGAGTTCCCACGACGACAGGACGGCCCAGGAGGTCCTCTCGGCGCTCCGCTCGAGGTTCGGAGAGGTCGAGGTGCTCCGGCTCGAAAAGGTGGGACCCGTTGCGGGAGAGAAACTCAGGCAACAAGCGGCCGTGGCCCTCGTCATCGCCCTCGGGGGGATACTGGTCTATATCACGGTCCGGTTCCGGTTCCGTTTCGCCGTGGTGAGCGTGGCCGCCCTGGTCCACGATACGATAATAACCCTGGGGGCCTTCGCGCTGTTCGGGAGGGAAGTGTCCCTGCCCTTCATCGCCGCCATCCTGACCATCGTGGGCTACTCTCTCAACGATACGATCGTGGTCTTCGACCGCGTCAGGGAGAACTGGAGGGGGCTCCGGCAAAAGGGAATGGTCACCCTCGTGAACGAATCCATCAACGAGACGCTCTCCAGGACCATCAATACCTCCCTTACCACCCTTTTACCCGTCCTTACCCTTTACCTCTGGGGTGGTCCGGTCATCGCCAACTTCGCCCTGGCCCTGCTCATCGGTATAGTGGTCGGTACCTACAGTTCCGTCTGTATCGCCGGGGCCATCCTCGGTGAATGGTACCTGAGGTCGCCCGAGAAGGCGTGAACCAGCGGATCCGAAGCGTGGCGGAGGAGGCCTTGATCGGCCTCCTCCGCTTTTTTGACTGATGCCGGCGGAAGGTATAATATTTACGAAAGTGATCTATATTACGGTGAAAGAGCGCAAGGGTGCAGATATTCGCGAGAGGGAGGGATAACCATGTCTGCCACCTCTTTTAACCGCCTGAAGGGTTACGTCTCCTCCAGGTTGCTTGAAAAGATCGTGCAAACATCCACTTCCGGCGACGAGGGCAAACTTGTGGATCTCTTCGAGCTCCTTTCAAGGCTGTCGCCTGCGCGGTATTACAAGGAGAGTTTCCACGATCTGGCGAGGATGGCGCGGGAAGATCACCCGGCTACCAGGGTCTTCAAGAGGATCTTTACCGATCTTCACCCCAACTGCAGGCGCAAGGCGATCAGCAACTTCTTCGTCAACTTCCTGCTCGTGGGCAGGGATGTCAGGGACAGGAAGGAGGTGGAGCTGGGCGTCCACCTGCCCAATTTCATGGTAATAAGCCCCACCATGAGGTGTAACCTGAGATGCAGGGGATGCTACGCCGCGGGATACTCCAAGGAAGACGACATGCCCTCCGAGAGAATCGACCGGCTGATCGGGGAGGCCAAGGAATTGGGCATGTACTTCTTCACCTTCTCGGGCGGAGAATGTTTCGTCAGGCCCGACCTGGTGGACCTGTGGAAGAAGCATGATGACTGTTACTTCCAGGTCTACACCAATGGGACGCTCCTGGACGACGCTACCGTGGGACGACTGGCGAAGCTGGGGAACGTGGCCCCCATGGTCTCCGTCGAGGGTTCCCGGGAGGAGACCGACGCGAGGAGGGGCCGCGGCATGTATGACAAGGTGATGGAGACCTTCGACAGGCTCTCCGAGGCGGGGTTGCTCTTTGGCTTCAGCGCCACCTGCACCAGGTCGAGTGCCGATTACATAGCCTCCGACGCGTTCCTGGAAAAAATGCTCGACCGAGGCTGTAAGATCGGATGGTTCTTCCAGTACATCCCCACCGGCGACGATCCCGACCTGGGATACATGGCCACCCCCCGGCAGAGGGCGGCCCTTCACCGGAAGGTCACCGAGTGGAGGCAAAAGTACCCGCTTTTCCTCGGGGACTTCTGGAACGACGGCCCCTTCGTGGACGGGTGCATGGCCGGGGGTGAACGATACCTCCATGTCATCTCCAACGGGGACGTGGAGCCCTGTGTCTTCGTCCATTTCGCCGTGGACAACATAAACGACAAGAGCCTCCTCGAAGTGATCCAGAGTCCCTTCTTCCAGGATATAAGGGATAGACAGCCCTACGACGACGACAACCTCCTCTGTCCCTGCATAGTGATCGATCACCCCCATGTTCTGAGGGAAGTGGTAAAAGCCCACGGGGCGCGGGCGACCCACCAGGGTTCGGAGCGTATTCTCACGGAACTATCGGAAGGCCTGGACGATTATTCGGGAAAGATCCACGAGTTGTTCGACCCCCTCTGGGAAGAAGGGGGCCGGCGGAAGTACCTCAAGAGCCTGGAAAGAGAGGACAAGCTCCACCCCCAGGGACGTATCAACAAAAGATTGCCAACGGAGCAGAGAACAGGATAATCTAGTCATGACAGTGAAGACCCGATTCCCAAAAGGGGTGAGGAGATGAAAAGTTACGCCCTTGCCGTTGCCATGGCAATGTTGGTGGCGGCGGTATACGCTTTTCAGAATACCGGAGAGGTCCTGGTCAAGTTCCTGGTGTGGGAGTTGTCCTTCCCGCAGGGCATCTGGGAAGTGATGCTCTTCGCGGCGGGGGGGGTGCTGATGTGGCTCGTCTCGCTCTTCGCGTCCATGGAGGGCAGGTCGAAGTATGTCCGGCAGATAAAGGAAAAGGACGCCAGGATAAGGGATCTTGAACATGAAAAGACCTCGCTGATGGAAGCCATAAAGCACAGCGGCCCTTTGCGTGAACCGGAGATCCGGGCGGAATATTCCGGGATCCCCGCGGAAGAGCCGGCGAAGGAAGAACCGGCTACGGAAGAGCCGACGATGGAAGACGAAGTAGAACAGGAAGGACAGTGATAGGGGAAATACCCCTCTCCCGTCTGACGGTCCGGGAGGTGGACGATCACGCCAGGATCCTCGCCGAGAGAGTGCCCTGTTCACCCCTGACGGCCCTCCTGCTGAGGATGAGAGGGTTCTCGGAGGATAACCCCTGCGAGGCCCGGGCGCAGCTCGACCCGGGCCTCGACGATTCGATGGCCGGCC
This region of Thermovirga sp. genomic DNA includes:
- a CDS encoding RNA-binding S4 domain-containing protein; translated protein: MRIDRFLKLSRVVKRRSYAQEMITHGAGRVGGAQVRPSKGLKPGDVVEVAFPRKVLTLKVTSVDESHLKRGGEAFELIGQRQVTDDQEPW
- a CDS encoding redox-sensing transcriptional repressor Rex; protein product: MRVAEPTVERLVLYYRLLLQLHNEERRVVSSQEIGEMLGLKASQVRKDLSYFGEIGKRGVGYHVERLYRHVSDILSPDRVWKIALVGVGRLGEALLGHKALRSEKFRIEALFDNDPSKIGQVICNVPCHDFEEMTEIIREKEIEVVILTIPAAAAQVSADKAVAAGTVKGILTFATTAISVPEDVLVYRVDISVELEKLLFFLKGRMA
- the yajC gene encoding preprotein translocase subunit YajC, with the translated sequence MLLPLGVFIVIFYFLIIRPQKKRQRKHEDMLASIRNGDMIVTAGGFYGTVRDVKDDSFIVEIADGVKARVLKGSIQMKKQDEHPAG
- the secD gene encoding protein translocase subunit SecD, whose protein sequence is MLKKDRWRLILVVVVVVAALLFVFPVRGRIRLGLDLKGGAHILLQARGTAENPLTDDSVERLLAVLRNRIDQYGVTEPVIQREGKDRVIVDLPGVADPEAALELIGKTALLEFRHVYESTGTVPPGPQRPNYDSEEEFLEAQARWEAVRGQFDRAADEMRLKAEKDPDKVLARSEEREAYLLGQAYVGGKDLEDARTSFDNLGRPVVTLKFSSQGAKLFDEATAANVGRPIAICLDNKVISAPVVQERISGGNAQISGRFSTAEAQRLAIMLRAGALPVAVEILENRSVGPTLGSDSINSGIRAGLIGAVLVLIFMFLYYRTLGLAANAALVVCMLLVFAGLIGFRATLTLPGIAGIILTLGMAVDGNILIYERMKEEIAGGKTPQAAVESGFRKALTTILDANITTLIAAAVLFYFGTGPVRGFAVTLSIGIVAGVFSAVVVTRALLHLFQSRGRGKMEAAPSGARGKRR
- the secF gene encoding protein translocase subunit SecF; this encodes MIFKIRKNIDFMGFRKVTLSLSLAMVVVSLGLLGFKGLNLGIDFTGGNLAQVEFSHPVGVAEVREVLTDAGEDQAVIQAYSDIGVLVRMSSHDDRTAQEVLSALRSRFGEVEVLRLEKVGPVAGEKLRQQAAVALVIALGGILVYITVRFRFRFAVVSVAALVHDTIITLGAFALFGREVSLPFIAAILTIVGYSLNDTIVVFDRVRENWRGLRQKGMVTLVNESINETLSRTINTSLTTLLPVLTLYLWGGPVIANFALALLIGIVVGTYSSVCIAGAILGEWYLRSPEKA
- a CDS encoding radical SAM protein, with translation MSATSFNRLKGYVSSRLLEKIVQTSTSGDEGKLVDLFELLSRLSPARYYKESFHDLARMAREDHPATRVFKRIFTDLHPNCRRKAISNFFVNFLLVGRDVRDRKEVELGVHLPNFMVISPTMRCNLRCRGCYAAGYSKEDDMPSERIDRLIGEAKELGMYFFTFSGGECFVRPDLVDLWKKHDDCYFQVYTNGTLLDDATVGRLAKLGNVAPMVSVEGSREETDARRGRGMYDKVMETFDRLSEAGLLFGFSATCTRSSADYIASDAFLEKMLDRGCKIGWFFQYIPTGDDPDLGYMATPRQRAALHRKVTEWRQKYPLFLGDFWNDGPFVDGCMAGGERYLHVISNGDVEPCVFVHFAVDNINDKSLLEVIQSPFFQDIRDRQPYDDDNLLCPCIVIDHPHVLREVVKAHGARATHQGSERILTELSEGLDDYSGKIHELFDPLWEEGGRRKYLKSLEREDKLHPQGRINKRLPTEQRTG
- a CDS encoding LapA family protein, with protein sequence MKSYALAVAMAMLVAAVYAFQNTGEVLVKFLVWELSFPQGIWEVMLFAAGGVLMWLVSLFASMEGRSKYVRQIKEKDARIRDLEHEKTSLMEAIKHSGPLREPEIRAEYSGIPAEEPAKEEPATEEPTMEDEVEQEGQ